A genome region from Nymphalis io chromosome Z, ilAglIoxx1.1, whole genome shotgun sequence includes the following:
- the LOC126780292 gene encoding esterase E4-like has translation MLQGYFFLLLLLEIRTLNVKVHVKQGTLIGNREITVFGEKLYYAFYGVPYAQAPVGKLRFVDPKPIKQWTKQLDATTEYRGACAQGHIVHKQGQYGFENCLYLNIYTPILPKSKNETLKAVIVWIHGYAFTSSFSHIHGPDFLIENDVLFITLTHRIGAFGFLKVNESDSNANMGLKDIVMGLKWIKRNVEQFGGDSKNITVMGSGSASTFLSLLLTTKHRNIFSKMILQSGSIFSPSLYQINRDLERSKLENEIKKAGFKNLKSVPTNNIIQAYRKIYSSMDLINSQRPLIPFMPTVEKESNRALIKINVNQLYNTIKNLDVKIPILIGFTSQESITELIPFIHNPHHLNFFKSFFKFMVPYSIGCKYEYSTKTYRAISHEIRNQYFRRGISEHSIKDFLKFSSDLQKYPIYKYIKSRLNSESKIYVYKFNYVGKFNVAKATSLSGSTLKINGAAHGDEICYILKCDPQWESYVKLKNVSFDKDREFINQISKMWANFAKTGDPTPLNAYSNFTWLPMTLKDDNVFLFDKVSRLTDSVPEQKMYNFWNELFNKYYAPDKCKTFKEEL, from the coding sequence ATGTTGCAAGGATActttttcttacttttattattagaaataagaacattaaatgtaaaagtaCATGTAAAGCAAGGTACTTTAATAGGAAATAGGGAAATAACTGTTTTTGGTGAAAAGTTGTATTATGCATTTTATGGTGTGCCTTACGCTCAAGCCCCCGTTGGAAAATTGAGATTTGTAGATCCAAAGCCAATTAAACAATGGACAAAACAACTAGACGCCACTACGGAATACCGCGGAGCGTGTGCCCAAGGTCACATTGTACACAAACAAGGACAATATGGAtttgaaaattgtttatatCTGAATATTTATACACCAATTTTACCTAAATCTAAAAATGAAACTTTAAAGGCTGTAATCGTTTGGATTCATGGTTACGCATTCACTTCGAGCTTCAGTCACATACACGGACccgattttttaattgaaaatgacGTATTATTCATTACTTTAACGCACAGAATAGGTGCATTCGGATTTTTGAAAGTTAACGAATCGGATTCTAATGCGAACATGGGGCTAAAAGATATTGTCATGGGTCTTAAATGGATCAAGAGAAATGTTGAACAATTTGGTGGCGATAGTAAGAACATAACGGTCATGGGAAGTGGCTCTGCGAGTacatttctgtcattattattgACAACAAaacacagaaatatattttcaaaaatgattTTACAAAGCGGTTCGATATTCTCTCCTTCATTGTACCAAATCAATCGTGATTTAGAGAGGTCTAAATTAGAAAACGAAATAAAGAAAGCTGGGTTTAAGAATTTGAAATCTGTtccaacaaataatattattcaagcgtatagaaaaatatacagTAGTATGGACTTGATAAATTCCCAAAGGCCTCTTATTCCCTTCATGCCCACCGTAGAAAAAGAATCCAATAgagcattaattaaaataaatgttaatcaattatacaatactattaaaaatttagaTGTAAAAATCCCAATTCTTATTGGATTTACGAGTCAGGAAAGTATAACAGAATTAATACCGTTCATTCATAATCcacatcatttaaatttttttaagtcgTTTTTCAAGTTTATGGTACCATATTCAATTGGTTGCAAGTACGAATACTCAACAAAGACGTACAGAGCAATTTCCCACGAAATAAGAAATCAATACTTCAGGCGTGGCATTTCAGAACACTCCATTAAagactttttaaagttttcatCCGATCTTCAAAAATAtccgatatataaatatataaaatcaagatTAAACTCTGAAAGTAAAATCTAcgtttataaattcaattatgttGGAAAATTTAATGTGGCTAAGGCAACTTCGTTATCTGGTtcgactttaaaaataaatggtgCAGCACACGGAGATGAAATTTGTTACATTCTAAAGTGCGACCCTCAATGGGAATCAtatgtaaaattgaaaaatgtcAGCTTTGATAAAGATAGAGAATTTATAAATCAGATTTCTAAAATGTGGGCAAATTTCGCAAAAACAGGGGATCCAACGCCTTTAAACGCTTATTCTAATTTCACTTGGCTACCGATGACATTAAAAGAcgataatgtttttctttttgataaAGTGAGCAGATTAACAGATTCTGTTCCAgaacaaaaaatgtataatttttggaacgaactttttaataaatattatgcacCAGATAAATGTAAAACATTCAAAGAGGAActgtaa
- the LOC126780291 gene encoding peptide transporter family 1 isoform X1, whose translation MKCDDILESPECSLLKQGKIIKNLPYPKAVGFIVTNEFCERFSYYGMRTILSLYLRDKLGYGDDSATVIYHVFTMFAYFFPLIGAMIADGWLGRFRTIFYLSLVYATGSVLISLSAMPPVNLPQLEFTIIALLLIAFGTGGIKPCVSAFGGDQFKLPEQERYLGYFFSLFYFAINAGSLISTFLTPILRADVHCFGDNDCYSLAFGVPGILMIVSIIFFVAGKRLYVMKTPTGNVLAKVSSCIGHGVVRSYKSKEKREHWLDHADDKYDSNLIEDVKSLLRVLVLFIPLPVFWALFDQQGSRWTFQADRMEQDIAGWTLKADQMQVLNPLLILIFIPLFEVAIYPFLTWCKLVRKPLHKMIWGGVLAACAFIISGVVELNLLPTYGTPVSEGLAQLRIYNGYNCEFALNITNGNTSHHATIGALGLYEKLDFEANEIIQLPYSLRGMQNTECENITFSKTFSLKEKTANSFFITDEFYNFTDNNNKAIDGVSVRFLSNVNTPVTINVQNNKKNRTSLIINSEDRTQKSIEKGTYDVMVDGVVVLPDFQFKAGAVYTIILYQTGNGSYMAEAVIITPPNSVHILWLVPQYVVMTMGEVMFSVTGLQFSFTQAPASMKSVLQSVWLLTVAFGNLIVVLIVEGNFLNAQWKEFFLFAGLMLLDMLIFMTMALKYKYVELKSSTEDLTVEEIKLPDKICKEN comes from the exons ATGAAGTGTGACGATATCCTTGAATCGCCAGAGTGCAGTCTACTGAAAcaaggaaaaataataaaa AATCTACCCTATCCGAAGGCAGTTGGGTTCATCGTCACAAATGAGTTTTGCGAGAGATTTTCTTACTATGGAATGCGAA cAATTTTGTCCTTATATCTACGGGACAAACTCGGGTACGGAGATGACAGTGCTACTGTCATATACCATGTATTCACGATGTTTGCATACTTCTTTCCTCTAATCGGCGCCATGATTGCTGACGGTTGGTTAGGAAGATTCAG GacaatattttatctatctttGGTGTACGCGACGGGAAGCGTCCTTATATCACTCTCAGCCATGCCGCCAGTAAATTTGCCGCAATT GGAATTCACAATTATAGCTCTATTACTAATAGCATTTGGCACTGGCGGTATTAAGCCCTGTGTATCGGCCTTCGGCGGAGACCAATTCAAATTGCCAGAACAAGAGAGATATTTGGGATATTTCTTCTCGCTATTCTATTTTGCCATCAACGCGGGGAGTTTGATATCCACCTTCCTCACGCCTATTCTAAGAGCAGATGTACACTGCTTCGGCGATAACGATTGTTATTCATTGGCATTTGGTGTTCCTGGTATTCTCATGATTGTTTctataa tatttttCGTGGCCGGTAAAAGATTGTACGTCATGAAAACTCCCACAGGAAACGTTCTGGCGAAGGTTTCGTCTTGCATCGGT CACGGCGTGGTAAGGTCCTACAAGAGCAAAGAAAAGAGGGAGCACTGGCTGGACCACGCTGACGACAAATACGATTCAAACCTCATCGAAGACGTCAAATCCCTACTTCGAGTACTTGTATTGTTTATACCACTACCAGTGTTTTGGGCACTATTTGATCAACAA GGTTCGAGATGGACATTCCAAGCTGACAGAATGGAACAGGATATCGCTGGGTGGACTTTAAAGGCTGATCAAATGCAAGTACTCAATCCTCTGCTAATTTTAATCTTCATCCCGCTTTTCGAAGTG GCAATATACCCCTTTTTAACATGGTGTAAATTAGTACGAAAACCATTACACAAAATGATTTGGGGAGGAGTTCTTGCTGCTTGTGCTTTCATTATATCCGGTGTCGTCGAACTTAACCTGCTG cCTACTTATGGAACTCCGGTATCAGAAGGTCTTGCACAACTAAGAATTTATAACGGATATAATTGTGAATTCGCATTAAACATAACTAATGGTAATACATCGCATCACGCTACAATTGGAGCTTTAGGATTGTATGAAAAACTTGACTTTGAAGCCAATGAAATTATTCAACTGCCATACTCACTTCGAGGAATGCAAAATACTGAATGTGAAAACATAACGTTCAGTAAAACCTTCTCTTTGAAGGAGAAAACAGCAAATTCCTTTTTCATTACCGATGAGTTCTACAATTTCACTGATAACAATAACAAAGCCATAGATGGTGTGAGTGTAAG ATTTTTATCGAACGTTAATACGCCCGTGACTATTAACgtccaaaacaataaaaagaataGAAcgtcattaattataaacagcGAAGACAGAACACAAAAATCTATAGAAAAAGGAACTTACGACGTTATGGTAGATGGTGTTGTGGTGTTACCAGACTTCCAATTTAAAGCAGGAGCTGTGTATACTATTATTCTTTACCAAACAGGAAATGGGTCTTAC ATGGCCGAAGCGGTGATCATAACGCCTCCGAACAGCGTACACATATTGTGGTTAGTTCCTCAATACGTGGTAATGACGATGGGCGAGGTGATGTTTTCGGTGACCGGGCTCCAGTTCTCGTTCACGCAGGCACCAGCTAGTATGAAGTCTGTCCTACAATCTGTCTGGCTACTTACGGTTGCTTTCGGCAATCTTATCGTAGTCTTAATTGTTGAAGGAAACTTTTTAAACGCTCAG TGGAAGGAATTTTTCTTATTTGCGGGTCTTATGTTACttgatatgttaatatttatgactATGGCcttaaaatacaaatacgtGGAACTGAAATCAAGTACTGAGGACCTAACCGTCGAAGAAATAAAGTTACCGGATAAAATATGCAAAGAAAACtag
- the LOC126780291 gene encoding peptide transporter family 1 isoform X2 — translation MADKTSGNLPYPKAVGFIVTNEFCERFSYYGMRTILSLYLRDKLGYGDDSATVIYHVFTMFAYFFPLIGAMIADGWLGRFRTIFYLSLVYATGSVLISLSAMPPVNLPQLEFTIIALLLIAFGTGGIKPCVSAFGGDQFKLPEQERYLGYFFSLFYFAINAGSLISTFLTPILRADVHCFGDNDCYSLAFGVPGILMIVSIIFFVAGKRLYVMKTPTGNVLAKVSSCIGHGVVRSYKSKEKREHWLDHADDKYDSNLIEDVKSLLRVLVLFIPLPVFWALFDQQGSRWTFQADRMEQDIAGWTLKADQMQVLNPLLILIFIPLFEVAIYPFLTWCKLVRKPLHKMIWGGVLAACAFIISGVVELNLLPTYGTPVSEGLAQLRIYNGYNCEFALNITNGNTSHHATIGALGLYEKLDFEANEIIQLPYSLRGMQNTECENITFSKTFSLKEKTANSFFITDEFYNFTDNNNKAIDGVSVRFLSNVNTPVTINVQNNKKNRTSLIINSEDRTQKSIEKGTYDVMVDGVVVLPDFQFKAGAVYTIILYQTGNGSYMAEAVIITPPNSVHILWLVPQYVVMTMGEVMFSVTGLQFSFTQAPASMKSVLQSVWLLTVAFGNLIVVLIVEGNFLNAQWKEFFLFAGLMLLDMLIFMTMALKYKYVELKSSTEDLTVEEIKLPDKICKEN, via the exons ATGGCTGATAAAACGTCCGGG AATCTACCCTATCCGAAGGCAGTTGGGTTCATCGTCACAAATGAGTTTTGCGAGAGATTTTCTTACTATGGAATGCGAA cAATTTTGTCCTTATATCTACGGGACAAACTCGGGTACGGAGATGACAGTGCTACTGTCATATACCATGTATTCACGATGTTTGCATACTTCTTTCCTCTAATCGGCGCCATGATTGCTGACGGTTGGTTAGGAAGATTCAG GacaatattttatctatctttGGTGTACGCGACGGGAAGCGTCCTTATATCACTCTCAGCCATGCCGCCAGTAAATTTGCCGCAATT GGAATTCACAATTATAGCTCTATTACTAATAGCATTTGGCACTGGCGGTATTAAGCCCTGTGTATCGGCCTTCGGCGGAGACCAATTCAAATTGCCAGAACAAGAGAGATATTTGGGATATTTCTTCTCGCTATTCTATTTTGCCATCAACGCGGGGAGTTTGATATCCACCTTCCTCACGCCTATTCTAAGAGCAGATGTACACTGCTTCGGCGATAACGATTGTTATTCATTGGCATTTGGTGTTCCTGGTATTCTCATGATTGTTTctataa tatttttCGTGGCCGGTAAAAGATTGTACGTCATGAAAACTCCCACAGGAAACGTTCTGGCGAAGGTTTCGTCTTGCATCGGT CACGGCGTGGTAAGGTCCTACAAGAGCAAAGAAAAGAGGGAGCACTGGCTGGACCACGCTGACGACAAATACGATTCAAACCTCATCGAAGACGTCAAATCCCTACTTCGAGTACTTGTATTGTTTATACCACTACCAGTGTTTTGGGCACTATTTGATCAACAA GGTTCGAGATGGACATTCCAAGCTGACAGAATGGAACAGGATATCGCTGGGTGGACTTTAAAGGCTGATCAAATGCAAGTACTCAATCCTCTGCTAATTTTAATCTTCATCCCGCTTTTCGAAGTG GCAATATACCCCTTTTTAACATGGTGTAAATTAGTACGAAAACCATTACACAAAATGATTTGGGGAGGAGTTCTTGCTGCTTGTGCTTTCATTATATCCGGTGTCGTCGAACTTAACCTGCTG cCTACTTATGGAACTCCGGTATCAGAAGGTCTTGCACAACTAAGAATTTATAACGGATATAATTGTGAATTCGCATTAAACATAACTAATGGTAATACATCGCATCACGCTACAATTGGAGCTTTAGGATTGTATGAAAAACTTGACTTTGAAGCCAATGAAATTATTCAACTGCCATACTCACTTCGAGGAATGCAAAATACTGAATGTGAAAACATAACGTTCAGTAAAACCTTCTCTTTGAAGGAGAAAACAGCAAATTCCTTTTTCATTACCGATGAGTTCTACAATTTCACTGATAACAATAACAAAGCCATAGATGGTGTGAGTGTAAG ATTTTTATCGAACGTTAATACGCCCGTGACTATTAACgtccaaaacaataaaaagaataGAAcgtcattaattataaacagcGAAGACAGAACACAAAAATCTATAGAAAAAGGAACTTACGACGTTATGGTAGATGGTGTTGTGGTGTTACCAGACTTCCAATTTAAAGCAGGAGCTGTGTATACTATTATTCTTTACCAAACAGGAAATGGGTCTTAC ATGGCCGAAGCGGTGATCATAACGCCTCCGAACAGCGTACACATATTGTGGTTAGTTCCTCAATACGTGGTAATGACGATGGGCGAGGTGATGTTTTCGGTGACCGGGCTCCAGTTCTCGTTCACGCAGGCACCAGCTAGTATGAAGTCTGTCCTACAATCTGTCTGGCTACTTACGGTTGCTTTCGGCAATCTTATCGTAGTCTTAATTGTTGAAGGAAACTTTTTAAACGCTCAG TGGAAGGAATTTTTCTTATTTGCGGGTCTTATGTTACttgatatgttaatatttatgactATGGCcttaaaatacaaatacgtGGAACTGAAATCAAGTACTGAGGACCTAACCGTCGAAGAAATAAAGTTACCGGATAAAATATGCAAAGAAAACtag